The following are encoded together in the Mesorhizobium shangrilense genome:
- a CDS encoding putative bifunctional diguanylate cyclase/phosphodiesterase, with product MLSETDPTGDRVARLERRLQRERRAREEAEWLLEAKSLELYNANSHLTVLANDLEMRVLDRTHELEASRQQAMFLAERDPLTTLANRFSFARDLDAAIRAAQLQGGSVQLLFVDLDRFKEINDNYGHAVGDAVLLGVADRLRAICGGQELAGRLGGDEFGVICVTPVHSERAREIATKVMEAMGKPIDCGRLQLIVSCSVGIASFPRDAADSPTLQRFADIALYRSKSAGRSTWTEFDDTMAAELESRQGLEAELRNAVAAGEIEPWYQPIISTQSNSVVGVEALARWQHAERGLILPGLFIPLAEESSLIVELGQAMIDRCCREMYPLIREGHLDYVSINLSTRHLRSPSVVEQIARTLARYRFPPSALQLEITESLLLIDFDQAEERLSHFRALGIRIALDDFGAGYSSLSYIRRLPLDVIKIDRSFARDISADRQAEAVVKAIVQLAQALELHIVAEGIETESQALRLTSCGCFVQQGYLFGQPMPLNEITQYLLAGDLEGGANPTHFAQRVLASRA from the coding sequence ATGCTGTCGGAAACCGATCCCACCGGCGACCGCGTTGCGCGTCTCGAACGGCGTCTGCAACGCGAACGGCGAGCACGTGAAGAGGCGGAATGGCTGCTCGAGGCGAAGTCACTCGAACTGTATAACGCCAACAGCCACCTGACGGTGCTGGCCAACGACCTGGAAATGCGCGTCCTCGACCGCACGCACGAACTGGAGGCCTCGCGCCAGCAGGCCATGTTCCTGGCGGAGCGCGATCCTCTGACAACGCTCGCCAACCGGTTCAGTTTCGCTCGCGACCTCGACGCGGCCATCCGTGCGGCGCAGCTTCAGGGCGGGTCGGTACAGCTTCTGTTTGTAGACCTCGACCGGTTCAAGGAGATCAACGACAATTACGGTCACGCTGTCGGAGATGCGGTGCTGCTGGGGGTTGCGGACCGGTTGCGTGCAATCTGCGGGGGGCAGGAACTGGCCGGCCGGCTGGGTGGTGACGAATTCGGCGTCATCTGCGTGACGCCGGTTCACAGCGAGCGTGCCCGCGAGATCGCGACCAAGGTCATGGAGGCCATGGGCAAGCCCATCGATTGCGGTCGCCTGCAGTTGATCGTCAGTTGTTCGGTCGGCATTGCCAGCTTCCCCCGCGACGCGGCGGATTCGCCAACGCTGCAGCGATTTGCCGACATAGCCTTGTACCGCTCCAAGTCGGCGGGGCGTTCGACATGGACCGAATTCGACGACACGATGGCGGCCGAGCTTGAGAGCCGCCAGGGCCTGGAAGCGGAATTGCGCAACGCGGTGGCGGCGGGAGAGATCGAGCCCTGGTATCAGCCGATCATCTCCACCCAGAGCAACTCGGTCGTTGGGGTGGAAGCGCTCGCACGATGGCAGCATGCCGAGCGCGGGCTCATCCTGCCCGGGCTGTTTATCCCTCTGGCCGAGGAGAGTTCACTGATCGTCGAACTCGGCCAGGCGATGATCGATCGCTGTTGCCGGGAGATGTACCCGCTGATCCGCGAAGGTCATCTCGATTATGTGTCGATCAATCTGTCGACGCGCCACCTGCGGTCCCCTTCGGTGGTCGAGCAGATCGCCAGGACGCTGGCCCGTTATCGTTTTCCGCCTTCCGCGCTTCAACTCGAAATCACGGAAAGCCTGCTGCTCATCGATTTCGATCAGGCCGAGGAGCGCCTTTCGCATTTTCGCGCGCTCGGCATCCGAATTGCCCTCGACGATTTTGGAGCGGGTTATTCGAGCCTTTCATACATCAGGCGATTGCCGTTGGACGTCATCAAGATCGATCGCTCTTTCGCCCGGGACATCAGCGCCGACCGGCAGGCCGAAGCCGTGGTCAAGGCAATCGTTCAACTCGCACAGGCCCTGGAACTGCATATCGTCGCCGAAGGGATCGAGACCGAGAGCCAGGCGCTCAGGCTGACCAGTTGCGGCTGTTTCGTGCAGCAGGGATATCTGTTTGGCCAGCCGATGCCGCTGAATGAAATCACTCAATACCTTCTGGCCGGCGATCTTGAGGGCGGTGCAAATCCGACGCATTTCGCCCAAAGGGTGCTGGCGTCCAGGGCCTGA
- a CDS encoding heme NO-binding domain-containing protein, with translation MKGMVFTELLGFVEQTYGADAVDDLIEASDLPSGGAYTAVGTYDHKEMQSLVTTLSAQSHTPPNELLGLFGQHLIGRFKASFPDFFRTAATLFDFLESIDRHIHVEVRKLYPDAELPEFQAERLGDGAMHLDYRSSRPFEALASGLILGAAQIYGETVRIERSAHEDCGDKFVRFSIQKTGAIA, from the coding sequence ATGAAGGGCATGGTATTCACGGAATTGCTGGGTTTCGTGGAGCAGACCTACGGAGCGGATGCGGTGGATGACCTCATCGAGGCTTCCGATCTGCCGAGTGGCGGCGCCTACACTGCCGTGGGTACTTATGACCACAAGGAGATGCAATCTCTCGTCACCACATTGTCCGCGCAGAGCCACACGCCGCCAAACGAGTTGCTGGGTCTGTTCGGCCAACACTTGATCGGACGTTTCAAGGCTTCCTTCCCTGATTTCTTCAGGACGGCAGCCACTCTGTTCGATTTCCTCGAAAGCATCGACAGGCACATCCATGTGGAGGTGCGAAAACTCTACCCCGATGCCGAGCTGCCCGAATTCCAGGCCGAGCGCCTCGGTGATGGGGCAATGCATCTCGACTACCGCAGCAGCCGTCCCTTCGAGGCTCTTGCCTCCGGCCTCATTCTTGGCGCGGCTCAAATCTATGGCGAGACCGTGCGGATAGAGCGAAGCGCGCACGAAGACTGTGGCGACAAGTTCGTTCGTTTCTCGATCCAGAAGACAGGTGCGATAGCCTAG